A portion of the Deltaproteobacteria bacterium genome contains these proteins:
- a CDS encoding restriction endonuclease subunit S — protein sequence MTDRAAINSKLSSGASSQGADVATAAMQSVRGGWTRVPFGDVSEIVAPQVDPTDPRFADLPHVSGENIESGTCRLTRVKTAAEDRMISGKYLFEPGDVLYSKLRPYLRKVAVPDFRGVCSADMYPLRVRREFLDPHFAAWMLVSEEFTKYAIEESTRARMPKLNRDQLFAWKAPLPPLPEQRRIATILGQQIEALDRALAAAKAQMSAVDALPAAYLRAVFHSSLAKAWPTRGIGEVAKVQSGFAFKSEWFAANGIRLLRNANVFQGYVAWDDEVRLPIERRGEFREHELSVGDIVLSLDRPVVSNGLKVARLTAADVPALLLQRVGRFRLSGSADPDYVYAFLNSKTFIAAITQHDYSLAVPHVSPKQVEAVAIPLPPLPEQRRISAILRDQMAGVERSRKALREQLDAINALPAALLRRAFSGEL from the coding sequence ATGACCGATCGCGCCGCAATCAACTCGAAGCTAAGCAGCGGTGCGTCGTCGCAAGGCGCGGACGTAGCCACAGCCGCAATGCAATCGGTGCGAGGGGGCTGGACACGCGTCCCCTTCGGCGATGTGTCTGAAATCGTTGCTCCCCAGGTTGATCCAACGGACCCTCGGTTCGCAGATCTCCCGCACGTGAGCGGTGAGAACATCGAGTCCGGAACGTGCCGCCTCACCCGCGTAAAGACGGCAGCAGAAGACCGCATGATCAGCGGGAAGTATCTTTTCGAGCCGGGCGATGTTCTCTATTCGAAGCTACGTCCCTACCTTCGCAAAGTAGCCGTGCCTGACTTCCGCGGCGTCTGCAGCGCAGACATGTATCCTCTACGCGTCCGGCGAGAATTCCTCGATCCACATTTTGCCGCCTGGATGTTGGTTTCGGAGGAATTTACAAAGTACGCCATCGAAGAGTCGACGAGGGCGCGCATGCCGAAACTGAATAGAGACCAGCTCTTCGCGTGGAAGGCACCGCTCCCGCCTCTCCCAGAGCAGAGACGCATCGCGACGATTCTGGGGCAGCAGATCGAGGCCCTCGATCGGGCGCTTGCGGCAGCAAAGGCTCAGATGAGTGCGGTCGACGCCTTGCCCGCGGCGTACCTACGCGCGGTCTTCCACAGCTCACTGGCAAAGGCTTGGCCGACGAGAGGGATAGGAGAAGTCGCCAAAGTGCAATCTGGATTCGCATTCAAGAGCGAGTGGTTCGCGGCAAACGGCATCCGCCTACTTCGGAATGCGAACGTTTTTCAGGGATATGTAGCTTGGGACGATGAGGTCCGGCTGCCGATCGAGCGGCGTGGCGAATTCAGAGAGCACGAGCTATCCGTCGGCGACATCGTTCTTTCGCTCGACCGCCCTGTCGTCTCTAATGGCCTAAAGGTCGCTCGCTTGACTGCCGCAGATGTTCCAGCGCTGCTCCTTCAACGAGTGGGACGCTTCCGCCTTAGTGGTTCCGCGGATCCAGATTACGTGTACGCTTTTCTCAATTCCAAAACTTTCATCGCTGCAATAACCCAACATGACTACAGCCTCGCGGTCCCGCATGTGTCGCCAAAGCAAGTTGAGGCGGTCGCGATTCCTCTGCCGCCGCTTCCTGAGCAGCGGCGCATATCGGCAATCCTGCGCGACCAGATGGCGGGAGTGGAGAGATCGCGGAAGGCGCTCCGGGAACAGCTCGACGCCATCAACGCTCTCCCGGCCGCGCTCTTGCGGCGCGCATTCAGCGGAGAGCTCTGA
- a CDS encoding DUF2283 domain-containing protein has translation METPLTFEYDEVGDILYINKVPPYAEQDSEQLGYNIVARRNPRTAAIENLEVLFFTRWLFKGEQRNISGLRDLFAEPGSSAHA, from the coding sequence ATGGAAACGCCCCTGACGTTTGAGTACGACGAGGTGGGCGACATCTTGTACATCAACAAGGTTCCCCCGTACGCCGAGCAGGACAGCGAGCAGTTGGGGTACAACATCGTCGCGCGCCGCAATCCACGAACCGCGGCGATCGAGAACCTGGAAGTCTTGTTCTTCACCCGTTGGTTGTTCAAGGGCGAGCAGCGGAACATCAGCGGCCTGCGTGACCTGTTCGCCGAGCCGGGAAGTTCGGCCCACGCGTAA
- a CDS encoding N-6 DNA methylase, producing the protein MRSGTGNGSAKRLATPQSVNSAVKSICDVMRRSNCAGAMQYVPELTWVLFLRILDEREAREADAAEAVGAEYTPSIEPPYRWCDWAAPYDESLRTVGDGRPQGWKRKELQDGSLGSFFSFVNGLLLPFLKKMRERPNAAAKQKIISAIMSGVERVRIDTERNMLDILDKVDAIKDETIEPTHVFPLSQVYEGLLLKMGEKGNDGGQFFTPREVIRAIVRTVNPQLGQTVYDPCCGTGGFLVQAYQHMQTALGDRATGDQLETLKHDTFYGREKDNLIYPIALANMVLHGIEEPRLWHGNALTGSETYGGLFQDAPALFDVVLTNPPFGGKEGKDAQTRFAYKTRATQILFLQHVIDSLKPGGRCGMVLDEGVLFRTNETAFVQTKRKLLDACDLWCIVSLPQGVFTAAGGSSKTDLLFFTKGQPTERIWYYDLSDLKVGKKTPLTLNRFEEFFRLLPERADSERSWTVTRKEIDDSGLDLKAVNPRAPDNEDKRTPEELLALIEAKGREVAEALAILRSRE; encoded by the coding sequence ATGAGAAGCGGCACCGGAAACGGCAGCGCCAAGCGCCTCGCTACGCCGCAATCCGTCAACAGCGCGGTCAAGAGCATCTGCGACGTCATGCGCCGGTCGAACTGCGCCGGTGCCATGCAGTACGTCCCGGAGCTGACGTGGGTTCTGTTCTTGCGCATCCTCGATGAGCGCGAGGCGCGGGAAGCGGACGCTGCGGAAGCGGTCGGAGCGGAGTACACCCCTTCGATCGAGCCGCCGTACCGCTGGTGCGATTGGGCCGCGCCGTATGATGAGTCATTGCGCACCGTTGGTGACGGAAGGCCTCAAGGGTGGAAACGCAAGGAGCTGCAAGACGGATCACTCGGCAGCTTCTTTTCCTTTGTGAACGGGCTGCTGCTGCCCTTCCTCAAGAAGATGCGGGAGCGGCCCAATGCCGCGGCAAAGCAGAAGATCATCAGCGCGATCATGTCGGGCGTTGAGCGGGTGCGGATCGACACCGAGCGCAACATGCTCGACATCCTCGACAAGGTGGACGCGATCAAAGACGAAACGATCGAGCCCACGCATGTGTTCCCGCTCTCGCAGGTCTACGAGGGGTTGCTCCTCAAGATGGGTGAGAAGGGGAACGACGGCGGCCAGTTCTTCACTCCACGTGAAGTCATTCGGGCCATCGTGCGCACCGTCAATCCGCAGCTCGGTCAGACGGTCTACGATCCATGCTGCGGCACCGGCGGCTTCCTCGTACAAGCGTACCAGCACATGCAGACCGCGCTCGGCGACCGCGCTACAGGCGATCAACTCGAGACGCTGAAGCACGACACGTTCTACGGGCGCGAGAAGGACAACCTCATCTATCCCATCGCGCTGGCCAACATGGTGCTGCACGGGATCGAAGAGCCGCGTCTGTGGCACGGCAACGCCCTCACCGGCAGTGAAACCTATGGTGGTCTCTTCCAAGATGCTCCCGCGCTCTTCGACGTCGTGCTCACCAATCCCCCGTTCGGCGGCAAGGAAGGCAAAGACGCGCAGACGCGCTTCGCCTACAAGACCCGCGCGACGCAGATTCTGTTCCTGCAGCACGTGATCGATAGCCTCAAGCCCGGTGGGCGCTGCGGCATGGTGTTGGATGAAGGCGTGCTCTTTCGCACCAACGAGACCGCCTTCGTGCAGACCAAGCGCAAGCTGCTGGACGCGTGTGATCTGTGGTGCATCGTCAGCCTGCCGCAGGGTGTGTTCACGGCCGCGGGTGGGAGCAGCAAGACCGACCTGCTCTTTTTCACCAAGGGTCAACCGACCGAGCGCATCTGGTACTACGACCTGTCGGATCTGAAGGTCGGGAAGAAGACGCCGCTCACTCTGAATCGGTTCGAAGAATTCTTCCGACTGCTGCCTGAGCGCGCTGACAGCGAGCGCAGTTGGACCGTGACGCGCAAAGAGATCGACGACAGCGGCCTCGATCTCAAAGCCGTAAACCCTCGTGCCCCGGACAATGAAGACAAGCGGACGCCGGAAGAACTGCTCGCGCTGATCGAAGCAAAAGGTCGCGAGGTCGCCGAAGCATTGGCGATACTCCGGAGTCGCGAGTGA
- a CDS encoding gamma-glutamylcyclotransferase, producing MHASIGARRPARFFFYGTLRDAARVNAVVGPASGWRRVAAGSISGRMYDVGPYPALRPGRTAAERVRGVVIEFANGAAALPLLDAYEEAVAATLYVRRRCRVRLTNGRTLTAWVYVYNRPVTGLQRIAGGDWMHR from the coding sequence ATGCACGCAAGCATTGGCGCGAGGCGCCCCGCGCGCTTCTTCTTCTACGGAACGCTACGCGACGCCGCGCGCGTGAACGCGGTGGTCGGCCCTGCTTCGGGTTGGCGACGAGTCGCCGCTGGTAGCATCAGCGGGCGCATGTACGACGTCGGACCGTATCCGGCGCTCCGCCCCGGGCGCACTGCCGCGGAGCGTGTGCGCGGCGTCGTGATCGAGTTCGCCAACGGCGCCGCGGCGCTGCCTCTGCTCGATGCATACGAAGAAGCCGTCGCGGCGACACTCTACGTTCGTCGCCGCTGTCGCGTGCGTCTGACTAACGGCCGGACCCTGACTGCCTGGGTGTACGTCTACAACCGCCCGGTGACCGGACTACAACGGATTGCGGGCGGAGATTGGATGCATCGCTAG
- a CDS encoding LemA family protein — translation MRVRITRIGLAMLLAASVSGCGYNTMVSLKEQVDATWAQVENQLQRRNDLIPNLVETTKGYAGHEKEVFERIADARSKLIGAGSRSEKIDAAENLGSALSRLLVISEQYPQLKADAQFARLSDELAGTENRIATERRRYNDTVREYNIYIKKIPQVTFAHWFGFSEEKYFEAAKEAQQVPKVAF, via the coding sequence ATGCGCGTGCGGATCACTCGAATCGGGTTGGCGATGCTGTTGGCGGCGAGTGTGAGCGGCTGCGGTTACAACACCATGGTGTCGCTCAAAGAGCAGGTCGACGCGACGTGGGCGCAGGTGGAGAACCAACTGCAACGGCGCAACGATTTGATTCCGAATCTGGTCGAGACCACCAAGGGTTACGCCGGACACGAGAAGGAAGTGTTCGAGCGTATCGCCGACGCGCGCTCGAAGCTGATCGGTGCCGGCTCACGCTCGGAAAAGATCGACGCGGCCGAGAATCTGGGCTCGGCGCTCTCGCGCTTGCTGGTGATCAGCGAGCAGTATCCGCAGCTGAAGGCCGACGCCCAGTTCGCGCGCCTGTCGGACGAACTCGCCGGCACCGAGAATCGCATCGCCACCGAACGCCGCCGCTACAACGACACCGTGCGCGAGTACAACATCTACATCAAGAAGATCCCGCAGGTGACGTTCGCTCACTGGTTCGGGTTCAGCGAGGAGAAATACTTCGAAGCCGCGAAGGAAGCGCAGCAGGTCCCGAAGGTCGCGTTTTGA
- a CDS encoding type II toxin-antitoxin system PemK/MazF family toxin, giving the protein MRRGEVRWYRFQAPDKKRPVVILTRESALDYLGEVTIAPITSTVREIPSEVMLSKGDGMARECVVNLDHVQTVSRGRIGALITTLSAPRMTEVRAALLFALGY; this is encoded by the coding sequence ATGAGGCGAGGTGAAGTCCGCTGGTATCGGTTCCAGGCGCCGGACAAGAAGCGCCCGGTGGTGATTCTCACGCGCGAGTCGGCGCTCGACTATCTTGGAGAGGTGACCATCGCCCCGATCACCTCGACGGTGCGTGAGATCCCGTCGGAGGTGATGCTCAGCAAGGGGGATGGGATGGCCCGAGAATGTGTGGTCAACTTGGATCACGTGCAAACGGTCTCACGCGGCCGCATCGGGGCGTTGATCACAACCCTGAGCGCGCCACGCATGACGGAAGTGCGCGCGGCCCTGTTGTTTGCGCTCGGATACTGA
- a CDS encoding ribbon-helix-helix protein, CopG family encodes MRTVQMTLEDDLVAKVDRAARKLGTTRSGFARRAFRDALRRLDLRRLEEKHRRGYSAKPVRRGEFDAWESEQAWPEP; translated from the coding sequence ATGCGAACAGTACAAATGACGTTGGAGGATGACCTGGTTGCGAAGGTCGATCGGGCCGCACGCAAGCTGGGGACTACGCGCTCGGGTTTTGCCCGCCGAGCGTTCCGCGACGCCCTGCGCCGGTTGGATTTGCGTCGACTCGAAGAAAAGCACCGTCGCGGCTACAGCGCAAAACCGGTGCGGCGCGGGGAGTTCGACGCCTGGGAGTCCGAGCAGGCGTGGCCCGAACCATGA
- a CDS encoding four helix bundle protein, producing the protein MARSDHLPIYKRAYDLCLYIEQVVHSFSRYHKYTIGSDLRDTARRILTRIVRANARRDKAPAALRMLG; encoded by the coding sequence GTGGCACGAAGCGACCATCTTCCGATCTACAAACGGGCATACGACCTGTGTCTGTACATCGAGCAGGTGGTGCATAGTTTCTCGCGCTACCACAAGTATACGATCGGATCGGACTTGCGCGACACCGCGCGCCGGATATTGACGCGGATCGTGCGCGCCAACGCGCGGCGCGACAAAGCGCCCGCTGCTCTACGAATGTTGGGTTGA
- a CDS encoding DUF1566 domain-containing protein has translation MANNGAVTLTPSTVNQTIATGYHNGAGYCAVDTDLVASNIASGVNLFGVTGTLSAGGFPASGQTTSYGTGSDGDVQPGATLAYTDNGDGTITDTNTGLMWEKKSDNGSIHDKDNTYTWGMNTSPYTMNGTMVTAFLAALNGGGGFAGRTDWRIPSIKELQSIVNYEIAYPGPTVSPAFSTGCVASCTVTTCSCTASSGYWSSTTTANSPPNYAWVVTFGYGDVYSDYKPLPDSVRAVRGGL, from the coding sequence ATGGCGAACAACGGCGCCGTCACGCTCACCCCAAGCACAGTGAACCAAACCATCGCTACCGGCTATCACAACGGCGCCGGCTACTGCGCCGTTGATACCGATTTGGTGGCCTCGAACATTGCGAGCGGGGTCAACCTGTTCGGCGTGACCGGTACGCTGTCTGCGGGTGGGTTTCCCGCCTCGGGGCAGACCACCTCGTACGGCACGGGTTCCGACGGCGACGTGCAGCCGGGGGCGACGCTGGCGTACACCGACAACGGCGACGGCACGATCACTGACACCAACACCGGCCTGATGTGGGAGAAGAAGAGCGACAACGGCTCCATCCACGACAAGGACAACACCTACACGTGGGGCATGAACACGTCGCCGTACACGATGAACGGGACAATGGTGACCGCGTTTCTGGCGGCGCTGAATGGGGGAGGCGGGTTCGCCGGGCGCACGGACTGGCGCATTCCGAGCATCAAGGAGTTGCAGAGCATTGTGAACTACGAGATCGCGTACCCAGGCCCGACGGTGAGCCCGGCGTTCAGCACTGGGTGCGTCGCAAGCTGTACCGTCACGACCTGCAGTTGTACGGCGTCCAGCGGCTACTGGTCGTCCACTACCACCGCCAACAGCCCCCCGAACTACGCGTGGGTCGTGACCTTCGGCTACGGGGACGTGTACAGCGACTATAAGCCCCTCCCGGACAGCGTTCGGGCGGTGCGCGGCGGCTTGTGA
- a CDS encoding LysR family transcriptional regulator, whose translation MDTKQLRTFATIVDLASFTRAARRLNLSQSAISQQISALERQVGVKLVARTGAGARPTAAGDILLHYARQILAKIDEAERVLADYEHAGGGVLRIGAGGAACHYLLPSVLKEFRDRFPKVELRVVSGHTRLTLERLHEGELDVGVLTLPVSQPKLRILDLGRDELVAIVAPSHPWAERKRIQASEFAGQPLLIYERRSQTFALIERILLETGVFPQVAMEMDHLEAVVGMVRVGLGVAIVPRWAVRAETASGNVATVSIGKSGLGRGWGLGFREANHQLQTLKAFARLCTERLPQLLTA comes from the coding sequence ATGGACACGAAGCAACTGCGGACGTTCGCGACGATTGTTGATCTGGCGAGCTTTACGCGCGCGGCGCGACGACTGAACCTGAGCCAGTCGGCGATCAGTCAGCAGATCAGCGCGCTCGAACGGCAAGTCGGCGTGAAGCTGGTGGCGCGCACCGGAGCCGGTGCGCGACCGACCGCCGCCGGCGATATTCTCCTGCACTATGCGCGGCAGATTCTGGCCAAGATCGACGAGGCGGAGCGTGTGCTCGCAGACTACGAGCACGCGGGCGGTGGTGTGTTACGCATCGGGGCCGGCGGCGCCGCGTGTCACTACTTACTTCCGAGCGTGCTTAAGGAGTTTCGCGACCGTTTTCCGAAAGTCGAACTGCGCGTGGTGAGCGGACACACACGGCTGACGCTCGAACGCCTGCACGAAGGCGAGTTGGATGTCGGTGTGCTGACGCTGCCCGTGTCGCAGCCCAAGTTGCGCATTCTCGATCTCGGCCGCGATGAGCTGGTGGCGATCGTGGCGCCGTCGCATCCGTGGGCGGAACGCAAGCGCATTCAAGCGAGCGAGTTCGCCGGCCAGCCATTGCTCATCTATGAGCGCCGCAGCCAGACGTTTGCCCTGATCGAGCGCATCTTGCTGGAGACCGGGGTGTTTCCGCAGGTCGCGATGGAAATGGATCATCTCGAAGCCGTGGTTGGAATGGTCCGAGTCGGCTTGGGAGTGGCGATCGTACCGCGCTGGGCGGTGCGTGCGGAAACGGCGAGTGGGAACGTGGCCACGGTCTCCATCGGCAAAAGCGGCCTGGGTCGCGGCTGGGGCCTCGGCTTTCGCGAAGCGAATCACCAGTTGCAGACCCTAAAGGCGTTCGCGCGGCTGTGTACCGAGCGCTTGCCGCAACTGTTGACTGCGTAG
- a CDS encoding NAD(P)/FAD-dependent oxidoreductase, with the protein MSESAQRRLVVIGNGMAGARVVEEILQRDAVQFRIAMFGAEPYGNYNRILLSNVLNRTQPMEQIFLNPLPWYAERGIALHAGVKALRIDRARKVVIGRPMDSAARPYDLDGSDAAAADIEVPYDHVIIATGSRPFVPPMDGMGKVGTFLFRTIDDCDRIAAYAEGCRRAVVIGGGLLGLEAARGLLTHGVAVTVIEAAPQLMMAQLDADAAAVLKTTMEQMGVEVLLDTITTHMLGDARVTGLRFKDGRTFDTDMVVVSAGIRPITEIGGSSGLTVERGIVCDDQLRTNDPDIFAVGECVQHRGLIYGLVEPIWDQAKTIADVITGVNPSSAYVGSKLATKLKVMGVELASMGDVRTTQPGDDVVVYREPSRGVYKKLVVRDNTLVGAVLLGETDTAGVLTQMFSLGTAVPERRADLLFGTTSGAPILSVFDLPEHAQICNCNGVSKGQIKEAIQIGKCRSVSKVGACTKAGMGCGSCKPLIQQFLEVYGGEVQDDDPSEHYYVPGVPLPKPELIAAIRARRLISVSAVFRELAGGREDPASKPGLASLLKSLWPDEYDDERDARYINDRVHANIQRDGTFSVIPRIYGGVTSAAELRRIADVADKYDVPMVKITGGQRIDLLGVKKDQLPAMWKDLGIPSGHAYTKAFRTCKSCVGTDFCRYGLGDSIALAQQIERRFQGVESPHKMKLATAGCPRNCSEAYVKDLGAVAIGNGKWEIYLGGAAGGTVRKGDLLCTVDSHADVLKYMGRFMQYYREHAKYMERSYGFVERLGIAHLRDVLVSDSQSICAHLDAEIEAAVAAYRDPWATDAAEPAYEAQFTGALPVMSEQEEARL; encoded by the coding sequence ATGAGCGAGAGCGCACAACGCCGACTCGTAGTGATCGGCAACGGCATGGCTGGCGCTCGGGTGGTCGAAGAGATCTTGCAGCGCGATGCCGTGCAGTTTCGCATCGCCATGTTCGGGGCCGAGCCGTACGGGAACTACAACCGCATCCTGCTGTCGAACGTTCTCAATCGCACCCAACCCATGGAGCAAATCTTTCTCAATCCGCTGCCCTGGTATGCGGAGCGCGGCATCGCCTTGCACGCCGGAGTCAAGGCGCTGCGCATCGATCGAGCGCGCAAGGTCGTCATCGGGCGACCGATGGATTCGGCGGCGCGGCCGTACGACCTCGATGGCAGCGACGCTGCCGCCGCTGACATCGAAGTGCCGTACGATCACGTCATCATCGCCACCGGTTCGCGCCCGTTTGTGCCGCCGATGGACGGCATGGGGAAGGTGGGCACATTTCTCTTTCGCACCATCGACGATTGCGATCGCATCGCTGCGTACGCGGAGGGCTGCCGCCGCGCGGTGGTGATCGGCGGTGGCCTGCTCGGGCTCGAAGCGGCGCGCGGGCTGCTAACCCACGGCGTTGCGGTCACCGTCATCGAAGCCGCGCCTCAACTGATGATGGCGCAGCTCGATGCCGACGCCGCGGCCGTTCTCAAGACGACGATGGAGCAGATGGGCGTCGAGGTTCTGCTCGACACTATCACCACGCACATGCTCGGCGACGCCCGAGTCACCGGGCTGCGTTTCAAAGACGGCCGCACGTTCGATACCGACATGGTGGTGGTCAGCGCCGGCATCCGGCCGATCACCGAGATTGGCGGCAGCTCCGGGCTCACGGTCGAGCGCGGTATCGTCTGCGATGATCAGCTCCGCACGAACGACCCCGACATCTTCGCCGTCGGTGAGTGCGTGCAGCACCGTGGTCTCATCTATGGTCTTGTCGAGCCGATCTGGGATCAGGCCAAAACCATCGCCGACGTGATCACGGGCGTGAATCCCTCGTCCGCCTATGTTGGTTCGAAGCTGGCCACCAAGCTGAAGGTGATGGGTGTCGAACTCGCCTCGATGGGCGATGTCCGCACCACGCAGCCGGGCGACGATGTGGTCGTCTACCGCGAGCCGAGTCGCGGCGTGTACAAGAAACTCGTCGTGCGTGACAACACGCTCGTCGGCGCCGTGCTGCTGGGCGAGACCGACACGGCCGGCGTGCTGACGCAGATGTTCAGTCTCGGCACGGCCGTTCCCGAGCGCCGCGCCGATCTGCTGTTCGGCACGACCAGCGGCGCGCCCATCCTTTCAGTCTTCGACCTCCCCGAGCACGCGCAGATCTGTAACTGCAACGGCGTCTCGAAGGGCCAGATCAAGGAGGCGATTCAGATCGGCAAGTGCCGCTCGGTGTCGAAGGTCGGCGCCTGCACCAAGGCCGGCATGGGCTGCGGTAGTTGCAAGCCACTGATCCAGCAGTTCCTCGAAGTCTACGGCGGCGAGGTGCAGGACGATGATCCGAGCGAGCACTACTACGTTCCCGGCGTGCCGCTGCCAAAGCCCGAATTGATCGCTGCCATCAGGGCGCGCCGACTCATCAGCGTCAGCGCGGTGTTTCGCGAGTTGGCGGGTGGTCGTGAAGATCCCGCGAGCAAGCCCGGCCTGGCGTCGCTGCTCAAGTCACTGTGGCCGGATGAGTACGACGACGAGCGCGATGCGCGCTACATCAACGATCGCGTCCACGCCAACATTCAACGCGACGGCACCTTCAGCGTCATCCCGCGCATCTACGGCGGCGTGACTTCGGCCGCGGAGCTGCGCCGCATCGCCGACGTCGCCGACAAGTACGATGTGCCGATGGTCAAAATCACCGGGGGCCAACGGATCGACTTGCTCGGAGTGAAGAAGGACCAGCTCCCGGCGATGTGGAAGGACCTCGGCATCCCGAGCGGGCACGCGTACACCAAGGCGTTCCGCACCTGCAAGAGTTGCGTCGGCACCGACTTCTGCCGCTACGGACTCGGCGACTCGATCGCGTTGGCGCAACAGATCGAGCGCCGCTTCCAAGGGGTGGAGTCGCCGCACAAGATGAAGCTCGCCACGGCGGGCTGCCCGCGCAATTGCTCCGAAGCCTACGTCAAGGATCTCGGCGCTGTCGCGATCGGCAACGGCAAGTGGGAGATTTATCTCGGCGGTGCCGCCGGCGGCACCGTGCGCAAAGGCGATCTGCTGTGCACCGTCGACTCGCATGCCGACGTCCTCAAGTACATGGGCCGCTTCATGCAGTACTACCGCGAACACGCGAAGTACATGGAGCGAAGCTACGGCTTCGTCGAGCGTCTCGGCATCGCCCATCTGCGCGACGTGTTGGTCAGCGACAGCCAAAGCATCTGCGCGCACCTCGACGCCGAGATCGAGGCGGCCGTCGCCGCCTATCGAGATCCCTGGGCGACCGACGCCGCCGAACCCGCATACGAAGCGCAGTTCACCGGCGCGCTGCCGGTAATGAGCGAGCAAGAAGAGGCCCGGCTATGA
- the nirD gene encoding nitrite reductase small subunit NirD, with protein MSATGAHLVGATHASPARGNGHTQSEGDACVAPIGRRALDNTPIDIGPLDSIAPGQGRAFVIAGRTIAVFRQRDGRVFATDNQCPHRGGPLAEGIVGDGKVICPLHNWKIDLATGQCLGESATLRTYPVSVVNGRVFVNAECGVLNAE; from the coding sequence ATGAGCGCAACCGGAGCCCATCTTGTAGGGGCGACGCATGCGTCGCCCGCAAGGGGCAACGGCCACACTCAATCGGAGGGCGACGCATGCGTCGCCCCTATCGGCCGGAGAGCGCTCGACAACACTCCGATCGACATCGGCCCGCTCGACTCGATCGCACCCGGCCAAGGGCGCGCGTTTGTGATCGCCGGCCGCACCATCGCCGTCTTCCGCCAGCGCGATGGTCGGGTCTTCGCCACTGACAATCAGTGTCCGCATCGCGGTGGACCGCTGGCGGAAGGCATCGTCGGTGACGGCAAGGTGATTTGCCCGCTCCACAACTGGAAGATCGACCTCGCCACTGGCCAATGTCTCGGCGAATCGGCGACGCTGCGAACGTACCCCGTGAGCGTGGTGAACGGACGAGTCTTCGTGAATGCGGAATGCGGAGTGCTGAATGCGGAATAG